The genomic region AAGACCCGCCCGTACAGTCGGGTCAGCTGGCAGCCGTACGAGAAGAACCAGATCCGCCGCCGCCACCGGGCCGGCAACTGGAGAATCACCGCCGCGCAGATCACGGTGCCCTGGCTGTGCCCGGACAGGATGATGCCGTCCATCCGGCGTGGGTCGTGTTCGGTGAGCGCCAGCAGCCCGGCGATCCGGGTCTGCAACTCGGGCACGGCCCGCTCCGCGTAGCTGGGCGGCGCGAGCGGATGCGCGGCGCGCGGCCAGAACGTGCCCACGTCCCAGATCACCCCGACGGTCCGCCGCACGGTGTCGTTGCGGTAGACCAGCGCGCCGATCGCGGCCACCAGCACCGGTAGCCAGCCGAGCATCGAGTCCCCGACGTCGGTGACCACCTTCACCACGGCCGCTCCCTCGGCGGCGTCGACCGGGTGCGGGCGGGTACGGGACAGCGCGGCGGCGCAGCCGACGGAGACCAGTGCGGTGGCGGCCACCGCGTAGCACCCGACCAGCCGGATCGCGTGCTCGCCGATCAGCCGGTGCAGGGCGCGGAAGGCGCTGACGTCGCGGCAGCGCCGCAGGTCGTGCGGGGAGAGGTTGTTCCCGGGCGGCACCAGCTCGGCGTACGCGCTGCGGCGCAGCCCGAGGAAGAGCAGGGCGGCCCGCGCGAGCGTGACCGCGAGGGCGAACAGGGCGACGGCGAATGCGAGCCCGGCCCACATCACCGGGATCGGTGGGATGACCGTGGACCGGCCGCTCGGCGTGGCCCCGTTGTTGAGCCGGTCGGTCACCCAGTAGAGCAGCCCCGCGCAGTTGGAGACGCAGAGCACCCAGCCGGAGCCGGCGATCACGGCCGGTCCACGGCTGCCCCAGGCCAGGTCGGTGTGCGGCTCCAGCGGCTGGACCCCGTCCGCCGCGCGGGTGCGGGGCAGCGCCAGCCCGACCGCGGCGACCGCGACGGCGGGCACCGCGAGCATCCACATCGCCAGTGGCTCGGGCGCCCGGGGCGCCAGGGGCAGCCAGCCGCCGACCCAGACCGCGCCGACGACGAGCAGGAGTCCCGCGGCGAGCGGCGGGACCAGGGCCCGCCGACCGGACCGGGCGACCGCGCCGATGGCGATCAACAGCAGCAGCTGGCCGGTGCCCGTCCAGGCGATGATCCAGTCGTACCCGGGCAGTGAGCGGTCGGCGAGGCAGCCCGGCGCCCCGGGGTCGTGGGCGCAGCCCGGCGGCGGCCGCAGCTCGGCCAGCGGAGTCCCGGCCGGCCCGTCGGGCAGCAGCAGCAGGACGACGGTGCCGGTCACGCCGAGGGCGGCGAGCGCGGCGACGGCGACGCTCCACGGGCCGAGCGGGGTGGCGCCGGCCCGGCGGGTCAGGTACGGCCGGCTGAGCCCCACCACGGCGATCACCAGGACGGCGCCGCACACCACGACCGTGGGCCAGGCGACGGCGGCGCGAACACCCCGGGGCGGGTCCATCGCCAGCACGGTGCCCAGCGGCACGGCCGCCGCGACCGCCGCGCCGGTGCACAGGTGCAGCACGGCCGCCCGACGCAGCTGCCCCTCCCCGCACCAGAAGGTGCGGTCCTCCAGGGGGTTGGTCGGGTCCGGCGGCGGCTCGGGCTGCGGGGGCGGCTCCTCCGGCGGTTGGGCGACCGGGGGCGCCGCGTCCGTGGGCGCCGCGGCCGGCGAGCGGAGGAAGAGGCTCGTGCCCGGGTCGGCGGGCATCTCGGCCTCGTACTGGTAGGTGCGCCAGGAGACCAGCGCCAGCACCGCCAGCAGGCCCAGGGGGACGAGGAGCCCGACCGCGAGCGCGTGCGCCCCCTCGCTCCACCAGCCGTGACCGAGGAACTCCCACGGCCCGGGGATCCGGCCCAGGCAGTCGTCGTCCACGCACTGCCAGCCGATCAGGTCCACCCCGATCCCGGTCACCGCGAGGACCACGGTGCCGGTCAGGCTCAGGCAGAAGAGCCGGATCAGCCAGGCGGTGATCCCGGACCGGCTGGCCCAGCGTTCCTGGTCCGGGTCGGGCGGTATGCCGGGCCGGGCGTGCAGCGCGACGTTCGCCAGGGTGAAGGGCAGCAGCAGCGTCCACAGCGCGCGTTCCACGTCCCGCGCGGTCCGCGCACCGGAGGTCAACTGCCCCCAGCTGTACGCCTCGACCACGAGCGGATCGTCCGGCCCGGCCGGGGCGCGGTAGAAGCCGGTCACCGCGCCGCCGGCGACCTGTCGTGGCCGGGGCGGGTCGCCGGCCGGGTCCGGGGGCAGGCCGAGGAGCTGATCCGGGGGCGTGTTCGACACCCCGTGCACCCGAAGCTCCAGCACCCGACCGGCCATTCCGCCTCCCGGTGAAGACGTCACTACCCACAGTGCCGGACAGTGAGCCGTCCCGCCATCGGTCGAAAGAGCCGTTCGAGCAGGTGAGGGCCTTGATCGTGATTACTCGACCGGGCGGGTCGGGCGGGCTGGGTTGCCGAGCGCGACCACGTCGGGTGGTAGGTCGCGGGTCACCACGGCACCGGCCCCGATGACTGTGTTCGCGCCGACCGTGACGCCGGCGAGCACGATGGCGCCGCCGCCGAGCCAGACGTTGTCGCCGATGGTGATCGGTTTCGCCGCCTCCCACTTCGCCCGCCGGGGCTCGGGCTCGACCGGGTGGGTCGCGGTGAGCAGTTGGACGTTCGGTCCGACCTGGACGTCGGCGCCGAGGGTGATCGGTGCGACGTCGAGGAAGACCGCGTTGTAGTTGACGAAGCTGCGCGGACCGATCCGGATGTGGTAGCCGTGGTCGCAGTAGAAGGGTGGCCGGACCCAGGTCTCCTCGCCCACCTCGCCGAGGAGGTCGCGCAGTGCCGCGAGGCGGGCTTGCGGGTCGGCGGCAGGGCTGGTGTTGAAGCGTTCCATCAGCCGGGCGGCGCGGTCGAGGTCGGCCGCGATCTCGGGGTCGTCGGCCTGGTAGAGCTCGCCGGCGAGCATGCGCTCCTTCATGGACGTCACCGGCCGATCATGCCGGCCGCCCGGGAACCTCCGCCGGCGACTCCGTCAGTTTTCCGACTTCCTTGTACATACCGGATATGCAATCCTGACGGCTGTCAATGTCTCTCCCGTTGGTAATGACGCTCCACGAGGAGGATCCGTTGCACGGAATCAGGAAACTGTCCGGCGCCGGGGTCGCGCTCGCTCTGGTGCTGGCCGCCCCGGCGGTCGCCACCGCGGCTCCGCCGGCCGCGCCCGCCGCCGCTACCGGCGCCCCGTCCGCGTCGCCGACCAGTCGCACGACCACGACCGTCACGCTGCTCAGCGGCGACCGGGTGACCGTCACCGCGTCCGGGGGTGCCAGCGTGCGCCCCGCGCCCGGGCGGGAGCACATCCGCTTCCTGACCTCGCGGCAGCGGGGCCAGCTGACGGTCGTGCCGCGGGACGCGCTGCCGCTGATCCACGCCGGGCGGGTCGACAGGCGGCTCTTCGACGTCAGCGGCCTGATCGCCGTCGGCTACGACGACGCCCGGCGTGACCACCTGCCGGTCCTGTTCACCCCGTCGTCGTCCGGGGCCGCGCGGCGCGCCACCGCCCCGGCCGGCGTGACGGTCACCCGTGACCTGCCCGCGATCGGCGGGTTCGCCGGCACCGCGGCCAAGCAGCGGACCGCCGACGTCTGGGCGGCGCTCACCGGCCGGGCCGGTGCCCGGGTCGACACGGCGGAGGATGTCGACCGGATCTGGCTCGACGGCCGGCGGCAGGTCACTCTCGATCACAGCGTCCCGCAGATCGGCGCGCCGGCCGCTCACCGGGCCGGCTACACCGGGCGGGGCGTCCGGGTCGCGGTGCTGGACACCGGGGTCGACGCCGGCCACCCCGATCTGGCCGGTCGGGTGGCCGAGGCGCGCAACTTCACCGAGGAGTCCGCGCCGGGCGACGTGGTCGGGCACGGGACGCACGTCGCCTCGATCATCGCCGGCAGCGGCGCCGCCTCGGGTGGGCGTTACCGGGGGGTCGCACCCGACGCGACCCTGCTCTCCGGCAAGGTGTGTGAGGTCTTCGGCTGCACCGACTCGGCGATCCTCGCCGGCATGCAGTGGGCCGCCGTCGAGCAGAACGCCGACGTGATCAACTTCAGCATCGGCGGCACCGACACGCCGGAGGTCGACCCGGTCGAGGAGGCGGTGAACCGCCTCACCGCGCAGACCGGCGCGCTCTTCGTCGTATCCGCCGGCAACGACGGTGGTTTCGCCCCGGTCAGCTCGCCGGCCACCGCCGACGCGGCGCTCGCCGTCGGCGCCGTGGACCGGGACGACGCTCTCGCCGACTTCTCCAGCCGGGGGCCGCGGACCGGTGACGACGCGCTCAAGCCGGACCTCACCGCGCCGGGCGTCGAGATCGTCGCGGCTCGGGCCGCGGACGGCGTGATCGGCGACCCGGCGGGGGAGGGGTACGTCTCGCTCTCCGGCACCTCGATGGCCGCCCCGCACGTGACCGGCGCGGTCGCGCTCCTCGCCCAGCAGCACACCGGGTGGGTGGCCGGGCAGCTCAAGGCCACCCTGATGGCGTCGGCGAAGCCGCACCCGGAGCAGACCGCGTACGAGCAGGGGGCCGGCCGGGTCGACGTGGCACGGGCGATCACCCAGACCGTCACCAGTGACCCGGCGAGTGTCTCCTTCGGTCGGGCGATCTGGCCGCACCACGACGACACCCCGGTCACCCGCCAGGTGACCTGGCGCAACGACGGCCCGGTCCCGGTCACCCTCGACCTCGCCGTGGAGGCCACCGGGCCGGCCGGCACGCCCGCCCCGGCCGGGATGTTCGGCCTCAGCGCCAACCGGATCACCGTGCCGGCCGGCGGGGCGGCGACCGCCGAGGTCACCGCCGACACCCGGACCGGTGGTGCGGACGGGCACTACACCGGCCGGATCGTCGCCCGCTCCGGCGACGCCGTCGCGGTCACCCCGTTCGCCGTGCACCAGGAGGTGGAGAGCTACACGCTGACCGTCCGGCACCTGGACGAGTCCGGGGCGGTCACCGGTGACTACTTCACCACGCTCGCCGGGCTGGAGAGCTTCGGCACCCACGACGTGTACGACCCGGACGGGACCGCCGAGCTGCGGCTGCCGAAGGGGCGGTATGGCCTGTCCAGCTTCCTGTACAGCGGAAACGAGGAGGATTTCCGGACCGCGCTGATCGCCCGCCCCGAGCTGGTGTTCGACCGGGACACGGTGCTCACGGTCGACGCCCGGCAGGCGAAGCCGGTCCGGACGACGGTGCCGGACCGCACAGCCACCCCGGTGCTGGTCGACGTCGGGGCGAACTTCGTCGCCGACGACGGCAGCTCCTACGGCTTCACCATGCTGGGCTTCGACTTCGCCGGGCTGTCCACCGGCCAGCTCGGCCCGGCCGGTTCGGCGGAGAGTTTCCTCGGCACCGTGAGCAGCCAGTGGGCCGACCGGGAGGCGGCCAGCAGCCCGTACCTCTACGCGCTCAGCGAGGGCTTCCCCGGCCGGCTGCCGGCCGGCTTCGACCGGCACTACCGAAGCCGTGACCTGGCCACCGTCACCCACCGGTTCCGCGGCGGCTACCCCGGGCTGGAGACCGAGCGGGTGGTCTTCCCGCACCTGGAGCCGGACGTGGGCGGCTGGGCGGCGGTGCTGCGGACGGCGGTGCCGGGGCAGCGGGTCGAGCACTACAACACCCGCGGCGTGCGCTGGTCCTCGGAGCTGGCCTTCGGCGTACGGAGCGAGGACGGGTGGCTGGACGCGCGGGCGGTGCTGGTCGGCGAGGCCCGGTCCCACCGGGCCGGGCGGCACCAGCGGGAGGACTGGAACGCCGCCCCGTACGGGCCGTCCTTCCCGGCGCCGCGGTGGCCGGGGCAGGGCATCACCCGCACGGGTGACGTGATCATGGTCGACGTGCCGTTGCACAGCGACGCCGCGGGCCACGCCGGCGGATCGCTCCCGGACAGCGCCCGGACCGCCCTCTACCGGAACGGCACCCTGGTCGGGGAGAACGCCGAGCCGGGGTACGGCGCGTTCGAGGTGCCGCCGGGCGCCGCCGGCTACCGGCTGGAGACGGTGACGAAGCGGAGCTTCACCGACCTGAGCACCGAGGTCGGCGTGGCCTGGACGTTCCGCTCCCGGCACGTCTCCGGCGACGACTTCGCCCGGCTTCCCGCGATGGCGGTCCGTTTCGCGCCGCCGCTGGACGTGGCCAACACCGCGCCGGCCGGCCGGAGCTTCAGCATCCCGGTCCGGGTGGAGCGGCAGCCGGGTGCGCCGGCGGCCCGGGTGGCCGCGCTCACCGTCGAGGTCTCCTACGACGGCGGAACGACCTGGCAGCGGGCTCTGGTCCGCCCCGGCCACGACGGCTGGACGGCCAGCGTGCGGCACCCGGCCGGCGCCGGGTACGCGTCGCTGCGGGCCACGGCGCGGGACACCGCGGGCAACACGGTGACCCAGCACGTGATCCAGGCGTACCGGCTGCGTTGAGGCGTACTCCCACCGGGTCCGCGGCCCACGGGGCGCGGACCCGGCGGGGCGCGGTCAGTCGTTGGCGTGCAGCGCCGCGTTCAGTTCGATGCCGCGGCCCGTCCGCGGCCTCGCCTCCAGCGCGCCGGTGACCGAGTTGCGCCAGAAGAGCAGGCCGGGCACCCCGGACAGCTCGCGGCCCTTGACCACCCGGCCGTCCGGAAGTGTGATCTTGGACGCGGCCGTGATGTAGCAACCGGCCTCGACCACGCAGTCGTCGCCGAGCGAGATGCCGACGCCGGCGTTCGCGCCGACCAGGCTGCGCTCGCCGATGCTGATCTTCTCGGTGCCGCCGCCGGACAGGGTGCCCATGATCGAGGCGCCGCCACCGATGTCCGAGCCGTCACCGACCAGCACGCCCTGCACGATCCGCCCCTCGACCATCGAGGTGCCGACGGTGCCGGCGTTGAAGTTCACGAAGCCCTCGTGCATCACGGTCGTGCCCGCGGCGAGGTGCGCGCCGAGCCGGACCCGGTCCGCGTCGGCGATCCGCACTCCGGACGGGACCACGTAGTCGGTCATCCGGGGGAACTTGTCCACCCCGTAGACGGCGAGGTGCCGGCCGGCCGTGCGCTCGATCACCCGCAGCTCGTCCACCCGCTCCGGCGGGCACGGCCCGGCCGACGTCCAGGCCACGTTCGCGAGCTTGCCGAAGATGCCGTCGAGGTTGACCTCGTTGGGCCGGACCAGGCGGTGGGAGAGCAGGTGCAGCCGGAGGTACGCGTCCGCGGCGTCCTTGATCGGGTCGTCCAGCGAGCCGATCACGGTGACCACCTCGACGGCGCGCAGCCCGGGCAGCGCGCGCTCGCCGACCGCGCCCGGCGGCAGGTCGAGCACGTCCGCCTTCTCCTCGCCCGACACCAGGGGCAGCTCGCCGAGCCCCAGCTTGCCGGTCGGGTACCAGGTGTCGAGCACCTGGTCGTCGGCGGTGACGGTGGCCAGGCCGATGCCCCAGGCGGATTGTGCGGACGTCACTGCTTCACCTCTCGTTCGCGGCTGTGACGGCGGACGCTCGCTCCTCGCCCCCACCGCGTCTGACGGTACCGTGCGAACCATGGAGAACCCGCTGACCCCCGAGGTCCTCGCCGATCCGGTGGCGTTGACCCGCGCCCTCGTCGACATAGAGTCCGTGTCCCTCAACGAGAAGGCGATCGCCGACTGCGTCGAGGAGGTGCTGCGGGGTGTGCCGCACCTGACCACGTTCCGGCACGGCAACACGGTGATGGCGCGGACGGAGCTGGGGCGGGCGCAGCGGGTGGTGCTGGCCGGGCACCTCGACACCGTGCCGCTGAACAACAACTTCCCGTCGACCATGCGCGGTGACCTCATGTACGGCTGCGGCACCTCGGACATGAAGTCCGGCGTCGCGTACGCCCTGCACCTGGCGGTGACGTTGCCCGAACCGCGCTACGACGTCACGTACTTCTTCTACGAGGCGGAGGAGATCGAGTCGAAGTACAATGGGCTGTACCTGGTCGGCGAGGCGCACCCGGACTGGCTCGGGGCGGACTTCGCGGTGCTGCTCGAGCCGACGTACGGCGTCGTCGAGGCCGGCTGCCAGGGGACGATGCGGGCGATCGTCTCCACCACCGGCGTCCGGGCCCACTCGGCGCGCTCCTGGCGGGGGGTCAACGCCATCCACGCCGCCGGCGAGGTGCTCCGCCGGCTCCAGGCGTACGAGGCGCGGCGGGTCACCATCGACGGCTGCGACTACCGCGAGGGCATGAACGCGGTCCGGATCCACGGCGGGGTCGCCGGCAACGTTGTCCCGGACCGGTGCGAGATCGAGGTCAACTACCGGTTCGCGCCCGATCGCACGCCCGCCGAGGCGGAGGCGCACCTGCGGGAGATGTTCGACGGCTTCGAGTTGGCCGTGACCGACGCGGCGGCCGGCGCTCTGCCCGGGCTGGAGGCGGCCCCGGCGAAGGAGTTCCTGGCCGCCGTGGGCGCCACCCCGATCGGCAAGCTGGGCTGGACCGACGTGGCCCGGTTCGCGGCGCTGGGCATCCCGGCGCTGAACTTCGGCCCCGGCGACCCCAACCTGGCGCACCACCCGGACGAGCACGTCGAGATCAGCAAGATCCGCGACGGAGCGGCCACCCTCCACCGCTGGCTCGCCCCGGCCTGACGGCGAACATGATCAAGAGGTTTGCGTCGGTCGGGTCGTGCCCGGTGACGCAAACCTCTTGATCGATGGTCGTGGCCGGCGCAGGCCGGCGGGGTGGTCGTGGCCGGCGCAGGCCGGCGGGGTGGTCAGATCGAGGCGCTGAAGGACGCGTCGGCGGCCGGCCGGGCCTCGGTGGGATCGCCGGCGGCCTCGCCACCGGTCGGTTCCATCTGGCGGGCGCGGCGGCGCTCGGCCACCACGTCGCGGATCCGCCGCTGCATCTGTCGCCGGATCCGGATCATCTCGCTGTTGCTGATCACGCTGGCTCCTCCCCCGAAGGCGCGCGCCCGGGCATACCCGGTATGTGAATAGTAAGACGTACGGGCGACCGAATTAGTTGCCCAAGATCGCGAACTATTTCTCGGCGTCGTCTCCCGCGTACCCGGCCGGTGCGGCTCCACTACGGTGGCTGCATGAGCCAGAGCAACGGGCGGGAGGCGGGTCGGGCCCCCGGACGAGAACGGCACCGCGGCGCGGTCACCCTGCGCCGTCAGGCGATCCCGGGGAGCACCGCCGACCAACGGCTGCTCGACTCGCGGGGGCGGGGCGACTGGAAGACCAAGGACGCCTGGCGGGCGCTGCGGATCCTCTCCGAGTTCGTCGAGGGCTTCGACACCCTCGCCGACCTGCCCCCGGCGGTCAGCGTCTTCGGCTCGGCCCGCAGCGGACCGGAGAGCGCCGAGTGCCGGATGGCCGAGGATCTGGGCGGCGCCCTGGCGCGGGCCGGCTACGCCGTCATCACCGGCGGCGGCCCGGGCGTGATGGAGGCGGCCAACCGGGGCGCCAGCGAGGCGGGCGGGCTCTCTGTCGGGCTGGGCATCGAACTCCCCTTCGAGCAGGGCATCAACGACTGGGTCGACCTCGCCATCGACTTCCGCTACTTCTTCGCCCGCAAGACGATGTTCGTCAAGTACGCCCAGGCGTTCGTGGTGCTGCCCGGCGGGTTCGGCACCATGGACGAGCTGTTCGAGGCGCTGACCCTGGTGCAGACCGGCAAGGTCACCCGGTTCCCGGTGGTGCTGATGGGCGTGGACTACTGGCGCGGGCTGCTCGACTGGCTCCGCGACACGATGGCCGTCGGCGGCAAGATCGGGCCGGTCGACCTGGAGCTGATCTGCCTGACCGACGACGTGAACGCCGCGGTGCGGCACATCGTCGAGGCCGAGGCGGCGCTCTCCGCCGAGCAGGACGCGGTCCGCGAGGAGGCGGTCGCCCGGCTCGGCGCCGACCAGCGAGCCGCCGCCGCGCAGCACGCGCTCGCCGACCGGCGGGAGGCGGCTTCGTCGTCGGCGGAGCGGGCTTCGTCGTCGGCGGAGCCGGGCGAGGCGGGCGACGCCGGCCAGGGCGGACCGGGTGGCGGTGGGGCGGACCGGACCGGGCCGGCCGACCTGGCCGAGCGGATCGACGCCGGCGAGGCGGGGGAGGGCTGAGCGGTGGCGGCGATCTGCGTCTTCTGCGCCTCCTCCCGTACGCTCGACCGGCGCTGGCTCGACCTGGCCGCCGACACCGGCGCGGAGATCGCCCGGCGCGGGCACACCCTGGTCAGCGGCGGCGGCTGCGTCGGGATGATGGGCGCCCTGGTGGACGGCGCACGGGCAGCGGGCGGGCGAACGGTGGGCGTCATCCCGCAGGCGCTGGTCGACCTGGAGGTCGCCGACCTGAAGTCGGACGAGTTGCTGATCACCGACTCGATGGCCAGCCGCAAGACCATGATGATCGACAAGTCGGACGCGTTCCTCACCCTGCCGGGCGGGCTGGGCACGTTGGACGAGCTGTTCGAGGTCTGGACCACCGCGACCCTCGCGCTGCACGGCAAGCCGATGGTGCTGGTGGACTCGGGCGGCTTCTACCGGCCGCTGCTGGACTGGCTCGCCGCCCTCACCGACCAGCACTTCCTCAAGCCGGCCGGCGTCGACCTGCTCACCGTCGTCGACTCCGTTCCCGCCGCCCTGGACATCCTGGAATCCCACCTGACCTGACCCGGCCACCCCCCGATGCCTCCCGTTGATCATGAAGTTGTTGCCCGGTCCGTCGGCGTGTCGTGCCGACAACTTCATGATCACCGGAGTAAGGGGGTGGGGCGGGGTGTGTGGGGGATGTCGTACGGGCGTGGTGGGATGAGCTGATGCAGGCGTACCGGTTGGTGCGTCGGCCCACGGGGCCGACCGACGGGCTTGGCCGGCCCTCGGGGCCGACCGACGGGGCCGGGCGGCCCCGAGGGTCGGCCGGGGGTGGATCGTCCACCGGGGAGCCACGCGGTGCCGAGGGGTCGGCGTGGCAGGTCGACGCCGTGCAGGCGGAGGTGGTCGGGCACACCGACGGGCCGATGCTGGTCGTCGGCGGTCCGGGTACCGGCAAGACCGGCACCCTGGTCGAGGCGGTGGCCGCGCGGGTGGCCGAGGGGGTCGACCCGGAGCGCATCCTGGTGCTGACCTTCAGCCGGCGGGGCGCCAGCTCGCTGCGCCACCGGATCGAGGGCCGGGTGGCCCGCGACGGCCACCGGGTGCTCCGTGAGCCGCTGGTGCGCACCTTCCCGGCGTACGCCTTCGGGCTGCTCCGGCGCGCCGCGGCCGAGCGGGGCGAGCCGTCGCCCCGGCTGCTCACCGGTCCCGAGCAGGATCTGATCATCCGTGAGCTGCTGGACGTGGTCGGCGAGGAGCCGGCGGACGACCCGGTCGGCTGGCCGGAGGATCTGCGGCCCGCGCTGCGCACCCGGGCCTTCGCCGCCCAGCTGCGCGACCTGCTGATGCGCGCCGCCGAGCGGGGTGTCGGCCCGGTCGAACTTGCCCGGCTCGGCGAGAAGCTCGGCCGCGCCGACTGGCCGGCCGCCGCGCGCTTCCTCCGGGAGTACGTGGCAGTGCTGGCGCTGCGTGACGTGAGCAACCGGGGCTCGATCGCGTACGACCCGGCGGAGCTGGTGCGGGCCGCCACCGGGCTGCTCCGCGACGACGAGGAGCTGCTGGCGGCCGAGCGTCGCCGGCTGGCCCATGTCTACGTCGACGAGCTGGCCGACACCGACCCGGCCCAGCTCGACCTGCTCGCGGTGGTGGCCGGCGGGGGCAAGCCGCTGGTCGCCTTCGCCGACCCCGACTCCTCCACGTACGCCTTCCGCGGCGCCGACCCGGCCGGGGTGACCACGTTCCCGCACCGGTTCCGGACGGCCTCCGGCGCGCCGGCGGCACAGGTGCTGTTGACCACCTCCTACCGGGCCGGCCCGCGACTGCTGGCCGCGACCGGCCGGGTGGCCCGTCGGCTGCGCGGCCCGGCGGCGCACCGCCGGCTGCGCCCATTGCCCGACGTGTCGCCCGGCGCCGTCGAGGTGCACACCTTCCGGTCGGCGACGAGCGAGGCCGCCTGGCTGGCACACGCGCTGCGTTCCGCGCACCTGCTCGACGGAGTGCCCTGGTCGGAGATGGCGGTGCTGCTCCGCTCGACGGCGCTCCAGTTGCCCACCCTGCGACGGGCGCTGCACGCGGCCGGCGTGCCGACCGTGGTGCACGGCGAGGACCTGCCGCTGCACCTGCAGCCGGCGGTCGCGCCGCTGCTGCTCCTGCTGCGCTGCGCACTGGAGCCGGATCGGCTCGACGAGGAGGCCGCCGTCGCGCTGCTGCACTCACCGCTCGGCGGCGCCGACCCGCTGGCCGAGCGGCGGCTGCGCCAGGGGCTGCGCGCCCTCGCGCTGGCCGGCGGCGACCGGCGCCCATCGGGAGAGCTGATCATCGAGGCGCTGCGGGATCCGGCCGAGCTGGCCGGCATCGAGCGGCGCTGGGCCGAGCCGGCGCAGGCGGTGGCCGGGCTGCTGGCCGTCACCCGGGAGGCGGCCGCCCGCCCGGGAGCCACTGCCGAGGACGTGCTCTGGGCGCTCTGGCAGGCCAGCGGGCTGGCCGAGAAGTGGGCCGGGGCGATCGGCCGGGGTCGGCCGGTGGCCGGCGAGGGCGACCTCGCGGGGCGGCGCCGGGCCGAGGCCGCCGACCGGGACCTCGACGCGGTGATGGTGCTCTTCGACGCGGCGGCCCGGTTCACCGACCGGCTGCCCGGCGCCCGCACCGAGGTCTTCCTCGACCACGTGCTCGGGCAGGACCTGCCGGCCGACACGCTCGCCCCGACCGCCGACCGGGGCGACGCGGTCCGCCTGCTCACCGCGCACGCCGCCAAGGGCCTCGAGTGGGACCTGGTCGCCGTGGCCGGGGTCCAGGAGGGCATCTGGCCGGACCTGCGACTCCGCGGCAGCCTGCTCGGCTCCGAGCGACTGGTCGACGTGCTCGCCGGGCGGGCCGTCGGCGCCGGCGCGGTGGCCACCGTGGTCGGCCAGACCTCGGCCCTGCTGGACGAGGAGCGGCGGCTGTTCCACGTCGCGGTGACCCGGGCCCGGCGGCGGCTGCTGGTCAGCGCGGTGGCCTCCGCCGCCGTCGGCGGCGACGACCACGAGGAGCAGCCGAGCCGGTTCCTGCACGAACTCGGGCCCACCGAGCCGCCCACCCCGGCCGGTGGCGAGCCGACACCGCCCGAGCCGCGCCCCGGCCCGGACGGCGGCCCGGTGGACGGCGACGACGATGGGGACGGCGGGGACGGCCCGGCCCGCCCCGGTGCGCTGCCGCTCACCCGCCCGCCCCGGGCGCTCACCCTGCCGGCGCTGGTCGCCGAGCTGCGTACGGCGGTCGTCGACCCGGCGGCCCCGTACGCCCGGCGGCGCGCCGCGGCGGCCGAGCTGGCCCGGCTGGCCGCCGCCGGGGTGCCCGGCGCGCACCCGGACGACTGGTGGGGGCTGCGAGGGCTCTCCGACGACCGCCCGCTGGTGGACGAGGGGGAACCGGTCCGGGTGACCCCGTCGGCGATGGAGAGCGCGCTGCGGTGCAGCCTGCGCTGGCTGCTGGAGCGGCACGGTGGCAGCGCTCCGGCC from Micromonospora sp. WMMD812 harbors:
- a CDS encoding ATP-dependent DNA helicase, which gives rise to MQAYRLVRRPTGPTDGLGRPSGPTDGAGRPRGSAGGGSSTGEPRGAEGSAWQVDAVQAEVVGHTDGPMLVVGGPGTGKTGTLVEAVAARVAEGVDPERILVLTFSRRGASSLRHRIEGRVARDGHRVLREPLVRTFPAYAFGLLRRAAAERGEPSPRLLTGPEQDLIIRELLDVVGEEPADDPVGWPEDLRPALRTRAFAAQLRDLLMRAAERGVGPVELARLGEKLGRADWPAAARFLREYVAVLALRDVSNRGSIAYDPAELVRAATGLLRDDEELLAAERRRLAHVYVDELADTDPAQLDLLAVVAGGGKPLVAFADPDSSTYAFRGADPAGVTTFPHRFRTASGAPAAQVLLTTSYRAGPRLLAATGRVARRLRGPAAHRRLRPLPDVSPGAVEVHTFRSATSEAAWLAHALRSAHLLDGVPWSEMAVLLRSTALQLPTLRRALHAAGVPTVVHGEDLPLHLQPAVAPLLLLLRCALEPDRLDEEAAVALLHSPLGGADPLAERRLRQGLRALALAGGDRRPSGELIIEALRDPAELAGIERRWAEPAQAVAGLLAVTREAAARPGATAEDVLWALWQASGLAEKWAGAIGRGRPVAGEGDLAGRRRAEAADRDLDAVMVLFDAAARFTDRLPGARTEVFLDHVLGQDLPADTLAPTADRGDAVRLLTAHAAKGLEWDLVAVAGVQEGIWPDLRLRGSLLGSERLVDVLAGRAVGAGAVATVVGQTSALLDEERRLFHVAVTRARRRLLVSAVASAAVGGDDHEEQPSRFLHELGPTEPPTPAGGEPTPPEPRPGPDGGPVDGDDDGDGGDGPARPGALPLTRPPRALTLPALVAELRTAVVDPAAPYARRRAAAAELARLAAAGVPGAHPDDWWGLRGLSDDRPLVDEGEPVRVTPSAMESALRCSLRWLLERHGGSAPASTAQGVGNLVHAAAMLAEDASADRGALLDYVAARFDAIELAARWMAGPERSRAEAMVDKLLRWLASNPRRLLAIEHEFAVRLDDPHRPVELTGRVDRLEVDADGRLVVVDLKTGKSTAVTGSDLAEHPQLGAYQAAVEAGAFEEFGDESGGAALVQLGTTAKDAKEQSQPPAGEGPEAGWATALVRRTADTMAAATFAAVANSKCRVCPVRTSCPVSGQGRQVVEPPAVRRPDQP